A stretch of the Nitratireductor thuwali genome encodes the following:
- a CDS encoding pyrroloquinoline quinone-dependent dehydrogenase, whose translation MGAAAVSPALAQQSPPEDPAASEEARPATEAGDQPETTAPERRIADPDAPLVPAEPVWNTFHGQLNAQKYSPLTQIDASNVGRLELAWEYHTGDVSDGSGELPKTVWSATPVFANDTLYLGTPFYRVIALDPATGEEKWSFDSASTLKALSQPALKNRGVAYWEAESPVAGEPCQKIVYLGTMDARLYALDANTGELCEGFADGGILNVNKWNTTNTTFPFSLLQPPTVAGDHVIMGWAGADWQHAETPPGNVLSVDPETGELQWVFETIPREMWDQTGTANVWTAMSVDEGLGLVYLPVASPSPNYWGGNRTEPIPFATSTTALDIATGEPVWSRQWVHHDLWDYDTVAAPTLVDITVDGEEIPALIQATKQAFLFVVDRRTGEDVWPIEERPVPSGDGSVEGEVYAQTQPFPTKPPPLLDQAEKADIWTIADIVGFGGCSRLWDDLWYEGMYTPPTTRGEGTYTYPDSAGGVQWGGVAFDPESQTAIVNFSHVAQYIELIPREEFEELKEEREVAELGLHPQEGAPYGMQLRNALNWLGMPCWEPPYGELAAIDMTTGDIKWRGPVGASQKYGFYMPESMGSPTIGGPAVTAGGLIFIGASMDAKVRAYSLETGEELWSDQVEAPAVANPAVYEYQGRQYVAFAAGGNPILKDQVGDQLAVYALPED comes from the coding sequence ATGGGCGCAGCCGCAGTATCCCCTGCCCTTGCGCAGCAGTCGCCGCCTGAGGACCCCGCCGCTTCCGAGGAGGCCCGGCCTGCCACGGAAGCCGGCGACCAGCCGGAAACGACTGCCCCGGAGCGGCGGATCGCCGATCCCGATGCGCCCCTCGTGCCCGCGGAACCTGTCTGGAACACCTTCCACGGCCAGCTCAACGCGCAGAAATATTCCCCGCTGACCCAGATCGACGCCTCGAACGTCGGTCGGCTCGAATTGGCGTGGGAATACCACACCGGCGATGTCTCCGACGGCTCCGGCGAACTGCCCAAGACAGTCTGGTCGGCCACCCCGGTCTTCGCCAATGATACGCTCTATCTCGGCACGCCCTTCTACAGGGTGATCGCGCTCGACCCGGCGACAGGCGAGGAGAAATGGTCGTTCGATTCCGCTTCGACGCTCAAAGCCCTCAGCCAGCCGGCGCTCAAGAACCGCGGCGTCGCCTATTGGGAGGCAGAGAGCCCTGTTGCGGGCGAGCCATGCCAGAAGATCGTCTATCTCGGCACCATGGACGCGCGGCTCTACGCGCTGGACGCGAACACCGGCGAACTTTGCGAAGGGTTTGCCGATGGCGGCATTCTTAACGTCAACAAGTGGAATACCACCAACACCACCTTCCCCTTCTCATTGCTGCAGCCGCCCACTGTGGCCGGCGACCACGTGATCATGGGCTGGGCGGGCGCCGACTGGCAGCATGCCGAAACGCCGCCGGGCAACGTGCTGTCCGTCGACCCTGAGACGGGGGAGCTGCAGTGGGTGTTCGAGACGATCCCGCGCGAGATGTGGGACCAGACCGGCACAGCCAACGTCTGGACCGCCATGTCGGTGGATGAGGGTCTCGGCCTCGTCTACCTGCCGGTGGCGAGCCCTTCACCCAACTACTGGGGCGGCAACCGCACCGAGCCCATTCCATTTGCCACCTCCACCACCGCCCTCGACATCGCGACCGGCGAGCCGGTCTGGTCGCGCCAATGGGTGCATCACGATCTCTGGGACTACGACACCGTCGCCGCCCCGACCCTCGTCGACATCACCGTCGACGGCGAGGAGATTCCCGCCCTGATCCAGGCCACGAAGCAGGCGTTCCTGTTCGTCGTCGACCGCAGGACGGGCGAAGACGTCTGGCCCATCGAGGAGCGCCCGGTACCTTCCGGCGACGGCTCGGTGGAGGGCGAGGTCTATGCCCAGACCCAGCCCTTCCCGACCAAGCCCCCGCCGCTGCTTGACCAGGCTGAGAAGGCCGACATCTGGACGATCGCCGATATCGTCGGCTTCGGCGGGTGCTCGCGGCTGTGGGATGATCTTTGGTACGAGGGCATGTATACGCCGCCTACGACGAGGGGCGAAGGCACCTACACCTATCCCGACTCCGCCGGTGGCGTGCAGTGGGGCGGGGTCGCCTTCGACCCCGAGAGCCAAACGGCGATCGTCAACTTTTCGCACGTCGCCCAGTACATAGAGCTCATCCCGCGCGAGGAATTCGAGGAACTGAAGGAAGAAAGGGAGGTAGCCGAACTGGGGTTGCACCCGCAGGAGGGAGCGCCCTACGGCATGCAGCTGAGGAACGCGCTGAACTGGCTCGGCATGCCGTGCTGGGAGCCGCCCTATGGCGAACTTGCGGCCATCGACATGACGACGGGCGATATCAAGTGGCGCGGGCCGGTGGGTGCGTCGCAGAAATACGGCTTCTACATGCCCGAATCCATGGGCTCACCCACCATCGGCGGCCCGGCGGTCACGGCCGGCGGACTGATCTTCATCGGCGCGTCGATGGACGCCAAGGTACGCGCCTATTCGCTCGAGACCGGCGAGGAGCTCTGGTCGGATCAGGTCGAGGCCCCCGCCGTCGCCAACCCGGCTGTCTATGAATATCAGGGCCGCCAATATGTGGCCTTCGCCGCCGGCGGCAATCCGATCCTGAAGGATCAGGTAGGCGACCAGCTGGCCGTCTACGCCCTGCCTGAAGATTGA
- a CDS encoding PRC-barrel domain-containing protein: MKALKTSTAAALIFALAPAAALAAAQYTFSDIDADGNLELSEAEFEQVSRGAFQAWDQNADQRITEDELYGGLFAAWDTDADGDLGEEEYRNGYTAWFGDDVEPAFGEIAGDDDVIGRDEFTSGLRETDAMAGFNAGEDGVDWTAFHVALFDVYDRDGDDALSQDDYAAFEDDRITAGEQTAAADTGDTEATDVERGEETAAIGQDAITPEEVIALPNWATDELYADGISVEFLLDEAEVFGPTGDEIGSIENVVFSRDGRVLSVVAELGGFLDMFDTHVNVPWDEVEYSAGEIVIPVTEENAEDYSVFKTGYLTAEGAAQETATVEDDLVTGPNAFRATDLIGDYARIRDDEAELGYADFGYVNDLVIRDGQLAAVVVNPSPGYGLGDPYYAYPYYGYAQGPGPYYDMPYGEEDVAQAEPFEYDAFEE; encoded by the coding sequence ATGAAGGCGTTGAAGACTTCAACAGCGGCGGCCCTGATATTCGCTCTGGCGCCCGCGGCGGCCTTGGCGGCAGCGCAATATACCTTCAGCGATATCGATGCGGACGGCAATCTGGAACTGTCGGAAGCGGAGTTCGAACAGGTCAGCCGTGGTGCCTTCCAAGCTTGGGACCAGAACGCCGACCAGCGCATTACAGAAGACGAGCTCTATGGCGGCCTCTTCGCCGCCTGGGATACCGATGCCGATGGCGACCTTGGCGAAGAGGAATACCGAAACGGCTATACGGCCTGGTTCGGCGATGATGTGGAGCCTGCCTTCGGCGAGATTGCCGGCGACGATGATGTGATAGGCCGGGACGAGTTCACCTCCGGCCTGCGTGAGACGGACGCGATGGCCGGCTTTAACGCCGGCGAGGACGGTGTCGACTGGACAGCCTTCCATGTGGCCCTGTTCGACGTCTATGACCGCGACGGGGACGACGCGCTCAGCCAAGACGATTATGCGGCGTTCGAGGACGACCGGATCACCGCAGGCGAGCAGACCGCTGCCGCGGATACCGGGGATACCGAGGCGACCGACGTCGAGCGCGGCGAGGAGACGGCAGCGATCGGCCAGGATGCCATCACCCCGGAGGAAGTCATCGCTCTGCCCAACTGGGCGACCGACGAACTTTATGCCGACGGCATCAGCGTGGAGTTCCTGCTGGACGAGGCCGAGGTGTTCGGCCCCACGGGCGATGAGATCGGCAGCATCGAAAACGTTGTCTTCTCCCGGGACGGTCGGGTGCTGTCCGTCGTCGCGGAGCTCGGCGGCTTCCTTGATATGTTCGACACCCATGTGAACGTGCCCTGGGACGAGGTCGAGTATTCGGCAGGTGAGATCGTTATCCCGGTGACCGAGGAGAACGCCGAGGACTACAGCGTCTTCAAGACCGGCTATCTGACCGCCGAAGGCGCGGCCCAGGAGACCGCCACCGTGGAGGACGATCTGGTGACCGGCCCGAACGCCTTCCGCGCGACCGATCTGATCGGCGATTACGCCCGCATCCGCGACGACGAAGCGGAGCTCGGCTACGCCGATTTCGGCTATGTCAACGACCTTGTCATCCGTGATGGGCAACTCGCGGCGGTGGTGGTGAACCCGAGCCCGGGCTACGGGCTGGGCGATCCCTATTACGCCTATCCCTATTATGGCTATGCGCAAGGGCCGGGCCCCTATTACGACATGCCGTACGGCGAGGAAGACGTCGCCCAGGCCGAGCCGTTCGAATACGATGCATTCGAGGAGTGA
- a CDS encoding PRC-barrel domain-containing protein, which translates to MKRTLMISLLGCTAAMLSGAYAQQDQTADTVRGVEERFVWVTPSRAIIGEDLVGERERAGTVKFLLIDVADGDLIYALTSVGQAGQFAAVPWEALNADDLDDWKDGELQLNIPAERVEDAWRFDIEDIFRLTSPVFAAEAADTYGVEIEAPAAEDTTMLVIGRELAGTVSPPATQVRNQIEGSSVVTSDGVEIGEITEIMVDMDQGKVPYVTISTGGFLGSDQSYLPVPPMALNWNAEGAQYSVERTAAEIEELPSLAGNTLTAFVSRSDLEQLYEFWGVDPYWTSP; encoded by the coding sequence ATGAAACGAACTCTTATGATCTCGCTCCTCGGCTGCACGGCTGCGATGCTGAGCGGAGCCTATGCCCAGCAGGATCAGACGGCCGATACTGTACGGGGAGTTGAGGAACGTTTTGTCTGGGTAACGCCCTCACGTGCGATCATTGGGGAAGATCTGGTTGGTGAACGCGAACGTGCGGGCACCGTGAAATTCCTGCTGATCGATGTGGCCGATGGAGATTTGATCTACGCTTTGACGAGCGTCGGCCAGGCGGGTCAGTTCGCGGCCGTTCCGTGGGAAGCGTTGAATGCGGACGATCTCGACGACTGGAAGGATGGAGAGCTCCAGCTCAACATTCCCGCCGAGCGCGTGGAGGATGCATGGCGCTTTGATATCGAGGATATCTTTCGCCTCACCTCTCCGGTATTTGCCGCAGAGGCGGCCGATACTTATGGGGTCGAGATTGAAGCCCCGGCTGCCGAGGACACCACGATGCTTGTGATCGGGCGCGAACTTGCCGGCACCGTCAGCCCACCCGCGACGCAAGTGAGAAATCAGATCGAGGGCAGTTCCGTCGTTACCAGCGACGGGGTGGAGATTGGAGAAATCACCGAGATCATGGTGGACATGGACCAGGGCAAAGTGCCCTACGTCACGATCTCGACCGGCGGCTTTCTCGGCTCCGATCAGAGCTACTTGCCGGTCCCGCCGATGGCACTCAATTGGAATGCAGAAGGCGCGCAGTACTCGGTCGAGCGCACCGCCGCTGAAATCGAGGAACTGCCCAGCTTGGCTGGGAACACGCTGACCGCCTTTGTCAGCCGTTCTGACCTTGAGCAGCTATATGAGTTCTGGGGCGTCGATCCCTATTGGACATCGCCCTGA
- a CDS encoding GNAT family N-acetyltransferase translates to MTRIAVERAFDFAGPEYHELFGRSDATAFQHPLWLDRLYFHLAPVRGAEKLVVTGRTATGQLLFVLPMIRRRKWGITLVEAADLGVSDYAAPVVDRSWQPSDDLVRSVRERLPSFDLLRVRPVRAEAVNRWQAFFPAQAVQQDFGAHAVGLFAPYAEWRKQVLTPSFTKYLDRKKKRLFRSGGAELRLLLKPAEIAAAFSAIQSLRAGRFEGDVIQQNFVRDFYADIAARGVATELARTYALTLDSEPIGYVFGLTHAGRFHYLLIGCDYRAHGRHSPGLLMYDLIMEDWLSSGGDCFDFTIGDEPFKADFGTQQTAIYALSCCATPVGKLALAAFNLRKRLTRPKAAEDHKTS, encoded by the coding sequence GTGACACGCATCGCCGTCGAACGCGCATTTGATTTCGCCGGACCGGAGTATCATGAGCTTTTCGGCCGTTCGGACGCGACGGCGTTCCAGCATCCGCTATGGCTCGACCGGCTCTACTTCCACCTGGCGCCCGTGCGTGGCGCCGAGAAACTGGTGGTGACAGGCCGAACAGCAACTGGCCAGTTGCTCTTTGTCCTGCCGATGATCCGGCGAAGAAAGTGGGGCATCACTCTAGTGGAGGCGGCGGATCTTGGTGTCAGCGACTATGCCGCACCGGTCGTGGATCGCTCCTGGCAGCCGTCAGACGACCTGGTGCGATCGGTAAGGGAACGACTGCCTTCCTTCGATCTCCTGCGCGTCAGGCCCGTGCGGGCAGAAGCGGTCAACCGGTGGCAGGCTTTTTTCCCCGCACAAGCTGTGCAGCAGGATTTTGGCGCTCACGCGGTCGGCCTCTTCGCGCCGTACGCCGAATGGCGAAAGCAGGTGCTGACACCAAGTTTCACAAAGTACCTCGACCGCAAGAAAAAGCGTCTGTTCAGGAGCGGAGGCGCTGAACTCCGCCTGCTCCTGAAGCCCGCCGAGATCGCGGCGGCATTCAGCGCCATCCAGTCTTTGCGCGCCGGCCGCTTCGAGGGCGATGTCATCCAGCAAAACTTCGTTCGCGACTTCTATGCCGATATTGCCGCCCGCGGCGTTGCCACGGAGCTGGCGCGAACATACGCGCTGACGCTTGACAGCGAACCGATCGGCTATGTCTTCGGCCTGACCCATGCCGGCCGCTTCCATTACCTGCTGATAGGCTGCGATTACCGGGCTCATGGCCGCCATTCACCGGGGCTGCTGATGTATGACCTCATAATGGAGGATTGGCTCTCCTCCGGTGGCGACTGCTTCGATTTCACCATCGGCGATGAACCTTTCAAGGCTGATTTCGGCACACAGCAGACCGCGATCTATGCGCTCTCATGTTGCGCGACGCCGGTCGGAAAACTCGCGCTGGCTGCTTTCAACTTGCGCAAGCGTCTGACGCGGCCAAAGGCGGCCGAGGACCATAAAACAAGCTAG
- a CDS encoding mechanosensitive ion channel family protein, which translates to MSYPSGILRLVMALCVIVLPPGAFAQETGASFFPSESTRGIEAILDQLTERAEEDFQPLEDILEPANTNSPRDTIISFLKRTQRYYDLLRQDAYTAEDDAELQHLYDEMQWFFDLRNVAPSLRQDVAVNSAVYLREIIDRIGLPPVSEIPDRTQMIAAINEGYPPAWKIGNTPLVITRIDDGPNQGKYLFSEETLETVEDLFWQLKSFPYRSTSAEGFYEASFLTPRPTLQAWSDSLPAWMHHGILGQTLWQWIAMALLFALAFLSIWLLSSVLKRLTRNVTPLARDSALLLVPLFAVFISYVLYDLIGDKIFVTGLVFQTAVYILYGIALVAGVVFIYSLGTVLIELVASTERAKRSPSGFHLATLGIRVASIIAIMAFLLQGMHLLGFSLATILAGAGVTGLAVALAAQNTLRNVFGSLMLLLDKPFEVGQRVKLRGYEGVVEDIGMRSTRLRLSSGHVVSIPNENVAGMDIENVDMRPFIQRTINLPLPFDASAEKIERAVTILQEIVAVPDTSRAKTDDRRPQRMESHGDQEAEERHANEAINHPDRPPRVVFNEINSDKLNIAVMYWYSPPDHWAYLEHCQMINQEIIRRFREEGL; encoded by the coding sequence ATGAGCTATCCAAGTGGCATTCTGCGCCTTGTCATGGCGCTCTGCGTCATAGTCCTCCCGCCGGGCGCTTTTGCGCAGGAAACCGGCGCCTCCTTTTTTCCATCCGAGAGCACGCGCGGCATCGAAGCCATTCTCGATCAGCTCACTGAACGTGCTGAAGAAGATTTCCAACCTCTGGAGGATATTCTAGAGCCTGCGAATACGAACAGCCCTCGTGACACGATCATCAGCTTCCTCAAACGGACCCAGCGCTATTACGACCTCCTGCGACAGGACGCATACACAGCCGAGGACGACGCCGAGCTTCAGCATCTGTATGATGAGATGCAGTGGTTTTTCGATCTCAGGAACGTGGCACCCTCACTGCGTCAGGACGTGGCCGTAAATTCCGCGGTCTATCTTCGTGAAATCATCGACCGGATCGGTCTGCCCCCCGTTTCGGAGATCCCAGACCGAACACAGATGATCGCCGCCATTAATGAGGGCTATCCGCCCGCTTGGAAGATCGGCAACACTCCGCTTGTCATCACGCGCATCGACGATGGTCCAAACCAGGGAAAATATCTGTTCAGTGAGGAAACTCTGGAAACGGTCGAAGATCTATTCTGGCAGCTCAAATCGTTTCCGTATCGCAGTACGTCTGCAGAAGGCTTCTACGAGGCGTCGTTTCTGACGCCGCGCCCAACCCTCCAGGCATGGTCGGACAGCCTGCCCGCCTGGATGCATCACGGCATACTGGGGCAGACCCTGTGGCAATGGATCGCCATGGCTTTGCTTTTTGCCCTGGCGTTCCTTTCGATTTGGCTCCTGTCGTCGGTTCTGAAACGGTTGACACGGAACGTCACACCCCTCGCCCGCGACTCGGCGCTTCTGCTTGTTCCACTATTCGCGGTGTTCATCAGCTATGTTCTCTATGACCTGATCGGCGACAAGATCTTTGTCACGGGCCTGGTTTTTCAGACTGCCGTCTACATCCTCTACGGCATAGCTCTGGTCGCGGGGGTCGTCTTCATCTACTCGCTCGGAACCGTGCTGATCGAACTGGTGGCCTCTACCGAGCGTGCCAAACGAAGTCCATCCGGCTTCCATCTGGCAACCCTCGGCATCCGCGTCGCAAGCATCATTGCGATCATGGCCTTCCTGCTCCAAGGGATGCACCTCTTGGGCTTTTCGCTGGCCACCATTCTTGCCGGTGCCGGTGTGACGGGCCTCGCCGTTGCGCTGGCTGCGCAGAATACTCTCCGCAACGTTTTCGGCAGCCTCATGCTGCTCCTGGACAAGCCATTCGAGGTTGGCCAGCGCGTGAAGCTTCGCGGCTATGAAGGCGTCGTGGAGGACATCGGAATGCGCTCGACGCGGCTGCGTCTCTCCTCGGGCCACGTCGTCAGCATCCCCAACGAGAACGTCGCAGGGATGGATATTGAAAATGTCGACATGCGCCCCTTCATCCAGCGTACGATCAACCTTCCTCTGCCCTTTGATGCGTCTGCGGAGAAGATTGAGCGCGCTGTGACGATCCTGCAGGAGATTGTGGCCGTGCCCGATACCAGCAGGGCGAAGACGGACGATCGGCGACCACAGAGGATGGAATCACACGGCGACCAAGAAGCGGAAGAACGGCACGCGAATGAAGCGATCAATCATCCCGATCGCCCGCCCCGTGTCGTGTTTAATGAGATCAACTCCGACAAACTCAACATAGCCGTCATGTACTGGTACAGCCCGCCCGACCACTGGGCCTATCTGGAGCACTGCCAGATGATCAACCAGGAGATCATTCGCCGCTTTCGCGAAGAAGGCCTATAG
- a CDS encoding lysozyme inhibitor LprI family protein — protein MKTAMLAAAILLAMPTLAFAQANMSECVEAEDQAAMSECAGAVFEESDKELNKLYKQIELRLSDDPDTKKLLVQAQRDWVKFRDAECSFQTAGAAGGSIVPALDAMCMDDLTQSRIKDFEGYLNCEEGDLSCPVPAAD, from the coding sequence ATGAAAACCGCGATGTTGGCTGCTGCCATCCTTTTGGCCATGCCGACCTTGGCTTTTGCTCAAGCGAATATGAGCGAGTGCGTCGAGGCCGAGGATCAGGCCGCGATGAGCGAGTGCGCCGGTGCCGTCTTCGAAGAATCCGACAAGGAGCTCAACAAGCTTTACAAGCAAATCGAACTCCGACTGTCCGACGATCCAGATACCAAGAAGCTTCTCGTTCAAGCGCAGCGCGATTGGGTTAAGTTCCGCGACGCGGAATGCAGCTTCCAAACCGCAGGAGCGGCCGGCGGAAGCATAGTTCCCGCGCTCGATGCGATGTGCATGGATGACCTGACGCAATCGCGTATCAAAGACTTCGAGGGTTACCTGAATTGCGAGGAAGGCGATCTGAGCTGCCCCGTTCCGGCCGCGGACTGA
- a CDS encoding EF-hand domain-containing protein: MRKTVLAAAIALLTGAGLAAAQQAPAMHEAHLNQFDTNNDGGVSKEEYRVFMTGSFARLDGNGDGVLSQTETAEVLTPQQFAAIDANGDGHASRDEFLDQVMRDFAAADRGGDGHLK; the protein is encoded by the coding sequence ATGCGAAAGACAGTTCTTGCCGCCGCAATCGCCCTCCTGACCGGAGCCGGTCTGGCCGCGGCACAACAGGCCCCGGCAATGCATGAAGCCCATCTCAACCAGTTCGACACGAACAATGACGGAGGCGTCAGCAAGGAAGAGTACCGTGTCTTCATGACTGGAAGCTTCGCCCGACTCGACGGCAACGGTGATGGTGTTCTCAGCCAAACGGAGACAGCGGAGGTGCTCACACCGCAGCAGTTCGCCGCAATCGACGCCAATGGCGATGGTCATGCGAGCCGTGACGAGTTCCTCGATCAGGTCATGCGCGATTTCGCAGCGGCCGACCGTGGCGGCGACGGGCATTTGAAGTAA
- a CDS encoding helix-turn-helix domain-containing protein, whose protein sequence is MALVMLTPQPGREVALNSDRRSPFLAPVGTLEIVPCNAELFARWTVPKENLLLALAPEQLNKLADLEFERNDFEFRPPPTGHVDNKALLLAQLVREEFQKGKSLNPLHMDSLLTVFSTYLLRNYTTLQDCPASRYQGGLPPKIWRDVQDYIRAHIGEQLSIERLALLAGLSPSHFMRAFKQTAGQSPHQFILATRLQLAERLVITTDLPLPRIADITGFANHSHLTASMRRHKFTTPSALRRDRILRRAGMPR, encoded by the coding sequence ATGGCGCTGGTGATGCTCACACCACAACCCGGACGGGAGGTGGCACTCAACTCGGACAGAAGATCACCGTTTCTGGCTCCGGTTGGCACACTCGAGATCGTTCCTTGCAACGCCGAGCTTTTTGCGCGCTGGACGGTGCCAAAAGAAAACCTGCTATTGGCCTTGGCGCCCGAACAACTCAACAAGCTGGCAGATTTGGAGTTCGAACGGAACGATTTTGAGTTCCGCCCTCCGCCGACCGGGCATGTCGACAACAAGGCGCTTCTGCTCGCCCAGTTGGTCCGGGAAGAATTTCAGAAGGGGAAGTCGCTAAATCCTCTCCATATGGATTCCCTGCTTACGGTCTTCTCCACCTATCTTTTGCGCAACTATACGACTCTTCAGGATTGTCCCGCATCCCGCTACCAGGGAGGACTTCCGCCCAAGATCTGGCGGGATGTCCAGGATTACATCAGGGCCCATATCGGTGAACAATTGTCGATCGAACGGTTGGCCTTGCTTGCCGGTTTATCTCCGAGCCATTTCATGCGCGCTTTCAAGCAGACGGCCGGCCAATCGCCACATCAATTCATCCTCGCTACCCGCCTGCAACTAGCCGAGCGCCTTGTGATCACGACGGATCTGCCCCTGCCGCGGATCGCCGACATCACCGGGTTTGCAAATCACAGCCACCTGACGGCCTCCATGCGGCGGCACAAATTCACAACGCCAAGCGCGCTGCGCCGCGATCGCATTCTCCGCAGAGCGGGAATGCCACGATGA
- a CDS encoding transporter substrate-binding domain-containing protein — protein sequence MRALVLVGMAVHVLAPQAAFAQADNGALNVGVYVSAPFVEQGEDGSYSGMAIELWETVAQRLGRDYRYVRYSSFHDLVRATRDGEIDAAVTNLTITRDRAEVVSFTQPWYDAGLRIMVPDRGGRGGFWGVIDGLRDAGHLRAYAWLLFVIVLATIGFTIFDRKFDPAFPKRWREGVAESFYNVMSIATSGKTSRKNLFGWIGRIWQALWLLIGVGVIAYITSSVTSIMTTISLTQGITSLADLPGKTVAVFEGSVSEDYISELGIATRSYPGIDEAVEAMRAGRVDAIVGDAPVLEHYAHSYPGREVAVVGSIFHPDKYGFAFPLESELRRPVTLHILDLVEDGTLAEIRMRYFGVEDL from the coding sequence ATGCGCGCCCTCGTATTGGTCGGCATGGCGGTCCACGTTCTCGCGCCGCAGGCAGCGTTCGCACAAGCCGACAATGGCGCCCTCAATGTCGGGGTATATGTCAGCGCACCCTTTGTCGAGCAAGGGGAGGACGGCAGCTACTCCGGAATGGCGATCGAATTGTGGGAGACGGTTGCGCAGCGATTGGGGCGGGACTACCGGTATGTCCGCTATTCGTCCTTCCATGATCTCGTGCGGGCGACGAGGGATGGCGAGATCGACGCCGCCGTCACCAACCTGACGATCACGCGCGACCGTGCGGAGGTCGTGTCCTTTACCCAGCCCTGGTATGATGCCGGACTGAGGATCATGGTGCCTGACAGGGGCGGTAGGGGCGGTTTCTGGGGCGTCATCGACGGACTAAGGGACGCCGGCCATCTGCGCGCCTATGCCTGGCTTTTGTTCGTGATCGTTCTCGCGACCATTGGCTTCACCATTTTCGACCGGAAGTTCGATCCGGCCTTTCCGAAACGCTGGCGCGAGGGCGTCGCGGAGAGCTTCTACAACGTTATGTCTATAGCAACCTCCGGCAAGACTTCGCGTAAGAATCTGTTCGGCTGGATCGGGCGAATCTGGCAGGCTCTCTGGCTCCTCATAGGCGTCGGTGTCATCGCCTACATCACCTCTTCGGTAACGAGCATCATGACGACGATATCCCTCACGCAGGGCATCACCTCCTTGGCGGATCTTCCGGGCAAGACGGTCGCGGTATTCGAGGGCAGTGTTTCGGAAGATTATATATCCGAACTCGGGATCGCGACACGCAGCTATCCCGGGATAGACGAAGCCGTGGAGGCCATGCGTGCGGGACGGGTGGATGCCATCGTGGGTGATGCCCCTGTGCTGGAACATTACGCGCATTCTTATCCTGGTCGGGAAGTGGCAGTGGTCGGCAGCATTTTTCATCCTGACAAATACGGATTCGCCTTTCCGCTTGAGAGTGAGCTGAGACGACCGGTGACGCTGCACATTCTCGATTTGGTCGAAGACGGAACGCTTGCAGAGATAAGAATGCGCTACTTCGGCGTCGAAGACCTGTAG
- a CDS encoding ABC transporter permease, which translates to MLAFLTDIWSHRNLVWRLTQREIEARFRGSFLGLFWAVIVPLFMLGVFSLVFGTIFQSRWARPEGAAMASEYSFPIILFSGLIVFGILADPLNRAPGLVMENVAYVKKVVFPLEILPLVALISALVTAAISFAVFLVVFAVIYGLPPVTIVLLPLTLLPLMLFVLGAVYFLSSLGVFLRDLRHIMPPLTTAMLFLSSVFYSPENLPEDYRWLLYLNPVTPAVTYARDVIFWGRLPDLLEWSATLMFSLLVLIAGVYWFMRTEKAFADVV; encoded by the coding sequence ATGCTGGCATTTCTCACCGACATATGGAGCCACAGAAATCTCGTTTGGCGTCTCACACAGCGCGAGATAGAGGCTCGGTTCCGTGGCTCCTTCCTGGGCTTGTTCTGGGCGGTCATCGTGCCGCTCTTCATGCTGGGGGTCTTTAGCCTGGTCTTCGGCACCATCTTCCAGTCACGCTGGGCTAGGCCGGAAGGCGCGGCGATGGCGAGCGAATATTCCTTTCCGATAATTCTCTTTTCCGGCCTGATCGTCTTCGGCATCCTTGCCGACCCGCTGAATAGGGCGCCCGGGCTGGTAATGGAAAACGTCGCCTATGTTAAGAAGGTCGTGTTTCCTCTCGAGATACTTCCCCTCGTGGCACTGATCAGCGCGCTCGTGACGGCGGCGATTTCCTTTGCTGTCTTCCTCGTCGTGTTCGCGGTCATCTATGGCCTGCCCCCGGTCACGATCGTGCTGCTTCCGCTCACCCTGTTGCCGCTGATGCTGTTCGTGCTCGGGGCCGTCTATTTCCTGTCTTCCCTTGGCGTGTTCCTGCGCGACCTCAGGCATATAATGCCGCCGCTGACGACGGCGATGCTTTTCCTGTCGTCAGTGTTTTACTCGCCGGAGAACCTTCCGGAAGATTACCGCTGGCTGCTCTACCTCAATCCGGTGACGCCGGCCGTCACCTATGCGCGGGACGTGATTTTCTGGGGGCGCCTGCCGGACCTCCTGGAATGGAGCGCGACGCTCATGTTCTCGCTGTTGGTCCTGATCGCTGGGGTCTACTGGTTTATGCGTACGGAAAAGGCCTTCGCAGATGTCGTCTGA